The following are encoded together in the Panthera leo isolate Ple1 chromosome B4, P.leo_Ple1_pat1.1, whole genome shotgun sequence genome:
- the BCL2L14 gene encoding apoptosis facilitator Bcl-2-like protein 14 isoform X3, producing MCATSAWDLEEIPLDDDDPNSLEFKILAFYAKHHVFKNPPAASSPRPPRTRSLSQRGLGSWPANDSWTQVSWAWRTSPSPEQATNLGKKKSSWRALFGVVEKEENEQSLPRARLEGQAIPEPHGPSHSRARSLSNMGQHREHEAEDPQVVSIANRVAEIVHSWPPADEVHSQAASRKSKGSFVHPFIQRQGFQLPAPSGKKDGEEQIIAQIVELLKYSGDQLERELKKDKALMNSFQDQLCYPVFKIITDQFLRGVDTRGESEVRAQGFKAALAIDVTAKLTAIDNHPMNRVLGFGTKYLKDNFSPWVQQHGGWEKVLGISHEEVD from the exons ATGTGCGCCACCAGTGCCTGGGACCTGGAGGAGATCCCCCTGGACGATGACGACCCAAACAGCTTAGAATTCAAAATCCTGGCGTTCTACGCCAAACACCACGTCTTCAAGAACCCGCCGGCTGCCTCCTCCCCAAGGCCACCGAGAACAAGAAGTTTGTCCCAGAGAGGACTGGGGAGTTGGCCAGCAAACGACTCGTGGACACAAGTGTCATGGGCTTGGAGAACTTCCCCATCCCCTGAGCAGGCCACAAACCTGGGCAAGAAAAAGTCGTCTTGGAGAGCACTCTTTGGAGTggtagagaaggaggaaaatgaacagagcctgCCTAGGGCCCGCTTGGAGGGTCAGGCGATACCAGAGCCTCACGGTCCCAGTCATTCAAGGGCTAGGTCCCTTTCTAACATGGGACAGCACAGAGAGCATGAAG CTGAGGACCCCCAAGTCGTTTCCATTGCCAACCGCGTTGCCGAAATTGTGCATTCCTGGCCCCCAGCCGACGAGGTCCACAGCCAGGCGGCAAGCCGCAAGTCCAAAGGCAGTTTTGTCCATCCGTTCATCCAGCGCCAGGGCTTCCAGCTTCCAGCGCCCAGTGGTAAGAAAG ATGGAGAAGAGCAAATAATAGCCCAAATCGTTGAGCTGCTGAAATATTCAGGGGATCAGTTGGAAAGAGAG TTAAAGAAAGACAAGGCTTTAATGAACAGCTTCCAGGACCAGCTGTGCTACCCTGTTTTCAAGATCATCACAGACCAGTTCCTAAGGGGTGTGGACACCAGGGGAGAATCAGAGGTCAGAGCTCAGGGCTTTAAGGCTGCTCTTGCAATAGACGTCACGGCCAAGCTCACTGCTATCGACAATCACCCTATGAACAGGGTGCTGGGCTTTGGAACCAAGTACCTAAAAGACAACTTCTCACCCTGGGTCCAGCAGCACGGTGGATGG gAAAAAGTGCTTGGGATATCACATGAAGAAGTAGACTGA
- the BCL2L14 gene encoding apoptosis facilitator Bcl-2-like protein 14 isoform X2, translating into MCATSAWDLEEIPLDDDDPNSLEFKILAFYAKHHVFKNPPAASSPRPPRTRSLSQRGLGSWPANDSWTQVSWAWRTSPSPEQATNLGKKKSSWRALFGVVEKEENEQSLPRARLEGQAIPEPHGPSHSRARSLSNMGQHREHEAEDPQVVSIANRVAEIVHSWPPADEVHSQAASRKSKGSFVHPFIQRQGFQLPAPSDGEEQIIAQIVELLKYSGDQLERELKKDKALMNSFQDQLCYPVFKIITDQFLRGVDTRGESEVRAQGFKAALAIDVTAKLTAIDNHPMNRVLGFGTKYLKDNFSPWVQQHGGWFRQESQQMMKSDSEERNWA; encoded by the exons ATGTGCGCCACCAGTGCCTGGGACCTGGAGGAGATCCCCCTGGACGATGACGACCCAAACAGCTTAGAATTCAAAATCCTGGCGTTCTACGCCAAACACCACGTCTTCAAGAACCCGCCGGCTGCCTCCTCCCCAAGGCCACCGAGAACAAGAAGTTTGTCCCAGAGAGGACTGGGGAGTTGGCCAGCAAACGACTCGTGGACACAAGTGTCATGGGCTTGGAGAACTTCCCCATCCCCTGAGCAGGCCACAAACCTGGGCAAGAAAAAGTCGTCTTGGAGAGCACTCTTTGGAGTggtagagaaggaggaaaatgaacagagcctgCCTAGGGCCCGCTTGGAGGGTCAGGCGATACCAGAGCCTCACGGTCCCAGTCATTCAAGGGCTAGGTCCCTTTCTAACATGGGACAGCACAGAGAGCATGAAG CTGAGGACCCCCAAGTCGTTTCCATTGCCAACCGCGTTGCCGAAATTGTGCATTCCTGGCCCCCAGCCGACGAGGTCCACAGCCAGGCGGCAAGCCGCAAGTCCAAAGGCAGTTTTGTCCATCCGTTCATCCAGCGCCAGGGCTTCCAGCTTCCAGCGCCCAGTG ATGGAGAAGAGCAAATAATAGCCCAAATCGTTGAGCTGCTGAAATATTCAGGGGATCAGTTGGAAAGAGAG TTAAAGAAAGACAAGGCTTTAATGAACAGCTTCCAGGACCAGCTGTGCTACCCTGTTTTCAAGATCATCACAGACCAGTTCCTAAGGGGTGTGGACACCAGGGGAGAATCAGAGGTCAGAGCTCAGGGCTTTAAGGCTGCTCTTGCAATAGACGTCACGGCCAAGCTCACTGCTATCGACAATCACCCTATGAACAGGGTGCTGGGCTTTGGAACCAAGTACCTAAAAGACAACTTCTCACCCTGGGTCCAGCAGCACGGTGGATGG TTCAGACAAGAATCTCAACAAATGATGAAAAGTGactcagaagaaagaaactgggcTTAA
- the BCL2L14 gene encoding apoptosis facilitator Bcl-2-like protein 14 isoform X1 produces MCATSAWDLEEIPLDDDDPNSLEFKILAFYAKHHVFKNPPAASSPRPPRTRSLSQRGLGSWPANDSWTQVSWAWRTSPSPEQATNLGKKKSSWRALFGVVEKEENEQSLPRARLEGQAIPEPHGPSHSRARSLSNMGQHREHEAEDPQVVSIANRVAEIVHSWPPADEVHSQAASRKSKGSFVHPFIQRQGFQLPAPSGKKDGEEQIIAQIVELLKYSGDQLERELKKDKALMNSFQDQLCYPVFKIITDQFLRGVDTRGESEVRAQGFKAALAIDVTAKLTAIDNHPMNRVLGFGTKYLKDNFSPWVQQHGGWFRQESQQMMKSDSEERNWA; encoded by the exons ATGTGCGCCACCAGTGCCTGGGACCTGGAGGAGATCCCCCTGGACGATGACGACCCAAACAGCTTAGAATTCAAAATCCTGGCGTTCTACGCCAAACACCACGTCTTCAAGAACCCGCCGGCTGCCTCCTCCCCAAGGCCACCGAGAACAAGAAGTTTGTCCCAGAGAGGACTGGGGAGTTGGCCAGCAAACGACTCGTGGACACAAGTGTCATGGGCTTGGAGAACTTCCCCATCCCCTGAGCAGGCCACAAACCTGGGCAAGAAAAAGTCGTCTTGGAGAGCACTCTTTGGAGTggtagagaaggaggaaaatgaacagagcctgCCTAGGGCCCGCTTGGAGGGTCAGGCGATACCAGAGCCTCACGGTCCCAGTCATTCAAGGGCTAGGTCCCTTTCTAACATGGGACAGCACAGAGAGCATGAAG CTGAGGACCCCCAAGTCGTTTCCATTGCCAACCGCGTTGCCGAAATTGTGCATTCCTGGCCCCCAGCCGACGAGGTCCACAGCCAGGCGGCAAGCCGCAAGTCCAAAGGCAGTTTTGTCCATCCGTTCATCCAGCGCCAGGGCTTCCAGCTTCCAGCGCCCAGTGGTAAGAAAG ATGGAGAAGAGCAAATAATAGCCCAAATCGTTGAGCTGCTGAAATATTCAGGGGATCAGTTGGAAAGAGAG TTAAAGAAAGACAAGGCTTTAATGAACAGCTTCCAGGACCAGCTGTGCTACCCTGTTTTCAAGATCATCACAGACCAGTTCCTAAGGGGTGTGGACACCAGGGGAGAATCAGAGGTCAGAGCTCAGGGCTTTAAGGCTGCTCTTGCAATAGACGTCACGGCCAAGCTCACTGCTATCGACAATCACCCTATGAACAGGGTGCTGGGCTTTGGAACCAAGTACCTAAAAGACAACTTCTCACCCTGGGTCCAGCAGCACGGTGGATGG TTCAGACAAGAATCTCAACAAATGATGAAAAGTGactcagaagaaagaaactgggcTTAA